Proteins from a genomic interval of Paenibacillus sp. FSL H8-0048:
- a CDS encoding dockerin type I domain-containing protein: protein MKRSIAAAIILSMLFTFASFPVHADASNANYSIANEYMKYSINSKTGGFSIETIDGHPQKAFDNNLPLLYKEDAARSNGTSFTTVRIDGKDFIFGQEYGWFGIDTKLHEPVVSEQNRLLTIAWDIKGYTITQKVSISIDPNNSRTGNIGISYDVKNNNATTGTVGIRLLLDNALGSEIDAPYVLVDPSQPTIVETEYSGDNLPQQIRYVDSLSASNKTAYALLSGWSGNKDVNVDKVIVGHWINLANTRYEYTPNPSVDFTNYSNQYLVPDTATAYYWNEKTIEPGQVRISEMLYGIGSFAEQTQKEHVSIGIQTENVLLANDKKGYENNGVFKANVVIDNSVSGAKELIEPIVKLSLEEGLVFAATKTREYTVKISGGLNIGTVFDIPDVDIIAEAQSMITSKRLVVSLNATEIIDANTNKVVDYSANTNILIPAVEGKLPEVSMKHVFPAAVYYEGDKNLTVSGDMKVLSGALSGSDGWGLYLVSSTSGEAALIDKRKISFIDEGQTLAFSTNQTLAVGKYDIEFRFTNQQLIDAFGTKVKAAATVDVTDKLADKSASYGIVSLVRFTDAANHRQLYDYISFTNEDVMKKFIAGGVNKDGILHKGIAFKEGETEILLTLRGKIRLMDTGTEKYYSASPADGDITINSILTYDSTEALKMTVDNKGAKLEGDGTIKVINSINIWHNKWHFEASNGTKYTLNREAVAEKTAQAFELQLGDAGYMLQNIAGFLINIKYGVMTHDDDDFGISFGGRISMPLKAADSSKGEEHYDYKGSLTANVQDVLYGSKDSEIGFVGINTTLSVALPKDILGPLVGNEAGVKADITINTIDDIYSIDAGVSVTMLEVEGSLALKKVPINSVPKMMLDKLTFFLAPSTMKVPVVAPYVFITGLGGGISNLADTVAGEPAGELPPLTIHLQTRLLINAIIVGDFKLDAKLSGLAIEGSGHLEKDEEGRLLNIGAGMNVQWISPFQLNAFGNISIHAGAIRGGITIKITEDYFYGYVYAGLFIPDSIPLLGGKEIAGVEAAVSSDFVGANFKVIGVKLGFIYYWNGDLSFGGSIDLSSRGEAVHYVHSEALDESGNLVPTTMIYGTNMRRLSTEAVAKTRAGNGVTKEINPATKDALLFEIPLRGLIKPSASEIIVTNPNGKRLTMVEDDNKGNGNYLVQSLDGTNYLYISVTDPSLIVGGNWSVSVSTPDVFIDSFAVNSVDYMPELTGVSAATSANTSRDINVSWTTDKQGQYSGALNVYVTKDPSVMKAIESSNIQDTSSLISIGNLELDEIKSGSHVFTLPESFPEGKYHVVAMLVNHQGGMSKKITASTFTFTNPLLPQNPKSVSAVYSGDGYVRVGITGSDDTATHYLVAIQDEDGDEVENSFGQFKVGSEIILKPLENQTNRPLLQEGKTYSVKVQAVRIVESPLKQAEYYRSSEFASSPSFVMPSTDKPKLVSVETNIDRSKDIYYLNTDQFKATYTFDRPVKMTLNLNTEDKNTPQEFKKVWSFEESLEDGQHLVDFIAVAENRDTLQGSRSSGALGFTVDTKAPVLLLDEEVKTSLDKENVDNTVSNQVVFVGADLSYSFHGLTEPSASLTLDGSSDGIVIRPDGTFIVNRKASSEDPNQTLMLTAVDDAGNETVVPVYLVNRVLSEYESIKLISDLEGSEDQPDSIELGIGGTTALSVKALRTVNGTVLKAEDVVWDVLYNQNIIRLSQDGTLEALAPGETAIKVSYRLSAFEGQNGKTVYKELSDVIKIHVKDYGYRYEIRQTQGFSLYTIYTEMNMGKATVVIGGNKQTLLYDNLKKAYIGASKELVTGEQLTAKLGFEPTVKSPVLLRGDTDGSGAIDKVDVLATLNAILDNVYNGFSSVENWMRADTNGDGVVDIVDAQLTLMEALQR from the coding sequence ATGAAACGCAGCATAGCTGCAGCTATTATTCTATCCATGCTTTTCACGTTTGCAAGTTTCCCTGTTCATGCTGACGCCAGTAATGCTAATTATTCCATTGCGAACGAATATATGAAATATTCAATTAATTCAAAAACCGGTGGTTTCTCCATCGAAACTATTGACGGTCATCCGCAAAAAGCGTTTGATAACAACCTTCCGCTTCTGTATAAGGAAGATGCGGCAAGGAGTAATGGAACATCGTTCACAACCGTCCGGATCGACGGAAAGGATTTTATTTTCGGTCAGGAATATGGCTGGTTTGGAATTGATACCAAGCTTCATGAACCTGTCGTTTCTGAGCAAAACAGGCTTTTAACCATTGCATGGGACATTAAGGGCTATACCATCACACAAAAGGTGTCCATTTCAATCGACCCTAACAATTCAAGGACGGGTAACATTGGTATTTCATATGATGTGAAAAATAACAATGCCACAACCGGAACGGTGGGGATTCGGCTTCTGCTGGACAACGCGCTGGGTTCAGAGATTGACGCACCTTACGTTTTGGTTGACCCGTCGCAGCCGACAATCGTTGAAACGGAATATAGCGGTGACAACCTTCCGCAGCAAATCAGATATGTTGATTCTCTGTCCGCTTCGAACAAGACGGCTTATGCCCTCTTGTCCGGCTGGAGCGGCAACAAGGATGTCAACGTTGATAAAGTGATTGTCGGACACTGGATTAATCTTGCAAACACCAGATACGAGTATACACCAAACCCTAGTGTTGACTTTACTAATTATTCCAACCAATACTTAGTTCCTGACACTGCAACAGCTTATTATTGGAATGAAAAAACCATTGAGCCGGGTCAAGTCAGAATTTCTGAAATGCTCTATGGCATCGGCAGCTTTGCTGAACAAACCCAAAAGGAGCATGTATCCATCGGGATTCAAACCGAGAATGTATTGCTGGCTAACGACAAAAAGGGGTATGAAAACAATGGTGTTTTTAAAGCAAATGTAGTCATTGACAATAGTGTCTCAGGAGCAAAGGAACTTATAGAACCCATTGTGAAGCTTAGTCTCGAAGAAGGACTTGTGTTTGCAGCCACGAAGACACGGGAATACACAGTGAAGATTTCGGGCGGTCTTAACATTGGAACGGTGTTTGATATTCCGGATGTTGACATTATTGCTGAGGCACAGTCCATGATCACGTCAAAACGGCTGGTCGTTTCGCTAAACGCCACAGAAATTATTGATGCTAATACCAATAAAGTGGTTGACTATAGTGCCAACACAAACATTTTGATTCCTGCAGTGGAAGGAAAGCTCCCGGAGGTTTCAATGAAGCATGTTTTCCCGGCGGCCGTGTATTATGAAGGCGACAAAAACCTTACCGTTTCTGGCGATATGAAGGTGTTGTCAGGGGCCCTTTCGGGAAGTGACGGATGGGGTCTGTACCTTGTTTCATCAACAAGCGGTGAGGCTGCTCTGATTGACAAAAGAAAAATAAGCTTTATTGATGAAGGCCAAACGCTTGCGTTCTCAACGAATCAGACGTTGGCGGTTGGAAAGTATGATATTGAATTCAGATTTACAAATCAACAGCTGATCGATGCCTTTGGTACCAAAGTTAAAGCAGCCGCTACAGTCGACGTTACCGATAAGTTAGCGGATAAAAGTGCAAGCTACGGTATTGTCTCGCTAGTCCGGTTCACAGATGCTGCAAACCACAGACAGTTATATGACTATATCAGTTTTACAAACGAAGATGTAATGAAGAAATTTATAGCCGGCGGCGTGAATAAAGACGGCATTCTTCACAAAGGAATAGCCTTTAAAGAAGGCGAAACAGAAATCCTGTTGACGCTTCGCGGGAAAATCAGGCTGATGGATACGGGTACGGAAAAATATTACTCTGCCAGCCCGGCCGATGGCGACATTACCATCAACAGCATCTTGACCTATGACAGCACCGAAGCCCTTAAGATGACCGTTGACAACAAGGGGGCTAAGCTGGAAGGCGATGGTACGATCAAAGTGATTAACTCGATTAATATTTGGCATAATAAGTGGCATTTTGAAGCCAGCAATGGTACCAAATATACCTTGAACCGGGAGGCTGTTGCCGAGAAGACTGCTCAGGCTTTTGAACTACAGCTCGGTGATGCCGGTTATATGCTGCAGAATATTGCAGGTTTTTTGATCAATATTAAGTACGGTGTTATGACTCATGACGATGATGATTTCGGAATTAGCTTTGGCGGTAGAATTTCAATGCCTTTAAAAGCTGCTGATTCATCGAAGGGTGAGGAGCATTATGATTATAAAGGCTCGCTGACAGCGAACGTTCAAGATGTTCTCTATGGAAGTAAAGACAGCGAGATTGGTTTTGTTGGCATTAACACAACACTGTCTGTAGCCTTGCCCAAAGATATATTAGGCCCGTTAGTAGGAAACGAAGCCGGTGTTAAGGCGGATATCACCATTAACACCATTGATGATATTTATAGTATTGATGCCGGTGTTTCTGTTACCATGCTGGAAGTAGAAGGGTCATTGGCCCTCAAAAAGGTTCCTATTAACTCCGTGCCCAAAATGATGCTGGACAAGCTCACCTTCTTTTTAGCGCCATCCACAATGAAGGTTCCTGTGGTTGCACCTTATGTATTTATCACAGGCCTTGGCGGAGGAATCTCAAACCTTGCAGACACCGTTGCCGGAGAACCGGCAGGCGAGCTTCCGCCCCTTACCATCCATCTTCAGACGAGGCTATTAATTAATGCCATTATTGTAGGTGACTTTAAGCTGGATGCGAAGCTATCCGGTCTCGCCATAGAAGGCAGCGGCCACCTGGAGAAAGACGAAGAGGGAAGGCTGCTTAATATTGGGGCGGGAATGAATGTTCAATGGATCTCGCCGTTTCAGCTTAATGCCTTCGGCAACATCAGCATTCATGCCGGAGCCATTCGCGGCGGGATCACGATTAAAATTACGGAAGATTATTTCTATGGTTACGTGTACGCAGGGCTGTTCATTCCAGACTCCATCCCGCTGCTCGGGGGCAAGGAGATCGCAGGCGTTGAGGCAGCCGTCTCATCGGACTTTGTGGGTGCGAACTTTAAGGTCATTGGGGTGAAGCTTGGCTTCATCTATTATTGGAACGGTGACCTAAGCTTTGGCGGGTCCATCGACCTCTCTTCAAGAGGAGAAGCCGTTCACTATGTCCACTCGGAGGCGCTGGACGAGAGCGGCAATCTTGTGCCGACCACCATGATCTATGGAACGAATATGAGAAGACTGAGTACGGAGGCTGTCGCTAAGACAAGGGCCGGGAATGGGGTGACCAAAGAGATTAATCCGGCCACAAAGGATGCCCTTCTCTTTGAAATTCCGCTTCGCGGTTTAATCAAGCCGTCTGCATCTGAAATCATTGTCACCAATCCAAATGGCAAAAGACTGACCATGGTTGAAGACGATAATAAGGGCAACGGAAACTACCTTGTTCAATCTTTAGACGGCACGAATTATCTGTACATCTCAGTCACTGATCCCTCTCTGATTGTTGGGGGCAACTGGTCCGTTTCAGTTTCGACACCTGATGTCTTTATAGACAGCTTTGCAGTAAACAGTGTTGACTATATGCCTGAGCTGACAGGAGTTAGTGCTGCTACGAGCGCAAATACAAGCCGTGATATTAACGTTTCCTGGACTACGGACAAGCAGGGCCAATATTCGGGTGCACTTAATGTCTATGTCACGAAGGACCCGTCGGTCATGAAAGCCATTGAATCCTCTAACATTCAAGATACTTCATCATTAATTAGTATCGGCAACCTGGAGTTAGATGAAATTAAATCAGGTTCTCATGTATTCACGCTACCTGAGTCGTTTCCTGAAGGGAAATATCATGTGGTGGCAATGCTTGTGAACCATCAAGGCGGAATGAGCAAGAAAATCACGGCTTCAACCTTCACTTTTACCAATCCATTGCTCCCGCAGAACCCGAAATCTGTGTCTGCGGTCTACAGCGGTGACGGCTATGTGAGGGTTGGCATAACGGGAAGCGACGACACTGCAACACATTATCTTGTGGCGATCCAAGATGAAGACGGGGATGAGGTCGAGAATTCCTTTGGTCAATTTAAAGTTGGCAGTGAGATCATTCTCAAACCATTAGAAAACCAAACCAACCGGCCTCTATTACAGGAAGGCAAGACTTATTCAGTTAAAGTGCAGGCGGTTAGAATTGTGGAGTCTCCCCTTAAACAGGCGGAATATTACCGTTCAAGCGAATTTGCATCATCGCCAAGCTTTGTTATGCCTTCAACGGATAAGCCCAAGCTTGTAAGCGTCGAGACAAACATTGACAGATCGAAAGATATCTATTACTTAAATACTGACCAATTCAAGGCGACGTACACCTTCGACAGACCTGTTAAAATGACCCTAAACCTTAACACCGAAGATAAAAACACACCTCAGGAATTTAAGAAGGTGTGGTCCTTTGAAGAAAGTCTTGAAGACGGCCAGCACTTGGTTGATTTTATAGCGGTTGCTGAAAACCGGGACACCCTCCAAGGCAGCCGCTCATCAGGAGCCCTAGGATTTACTGTGGATACAAAAGCGCCTGTGTTACTCCTTGATGAAGAGGTTAAAACCAGCCTGGATAAGGAAAACGTTGATAACACCGTCAGCAATCAGGTTGTTTTTGTTGGTGCGGACCTAAGCTATAGCTTCCATGGCCTAACAGAACCATCCGCAAGCTTAACGTTAGACGGCAGTTCAGACGGCATTGTTATCCGTCCTGACGGAACCTTCATTGTTAACCGCAAGGCTTCAAGTGAGGACCCGAACCAGACCCTGATGCTTACAGCGGTTGATGATGCCGGGAATGAAACGGTGGTTCCAGTGTATCTTGTGAATCGTGTTCTGTCAGAGTATGAAAGCATCAAACTCATCTCTGACCTGGAAGGCTCCGAGGATCAGCCTGATTCGATTGAGCTTGGCATAGGCGGGACAACGGCGCTTTCTGTTAAAGCTCTCCGCACAGTTAACGGCACCGTTCTAAAGGCAGAAGACGTTGTGTGGGACGTTCTGTATAATCAGAACATCATCAGACTTTCCCAAGACGGGACCCTTGAAGCATTAGCTCCAGGCGAAACGGCCATCAAGGTTAGTTATAGACTGTCTGCTTTTGAAGGTCAGAACGGGAAGACGGTCTATAAAGAACTGTCAGACGTTATCAAAATTCATGTGAAAGATTATGGTTACCGTTATGAAATTCGTCAGACCCAAGGGTTCTCGTTGTACACCATATACACTGAAATGAACATGGGCAAGGCAACGGTTGTGATTGGAGGCAACAAACAAACTCTATTATATGACAATCTCAAGAAAGCCTATATCGGTGCTTCAAAGGAGCTTGTCACAGGCGAGCAATTAACAGCCAAGCTTGGTTTTGAACCAACGGTGAAATCTCCTGTTCTTCTGCGTGGAGACACCGATGGCAGCGGTGCGATTGATAAAGTCGATGTTTTGGCAACATTGAACGCTATTTTGGACAATGTCTACAACGGCTTTAGTTCTGTAGAAAATTGGATGAGAGCTGATACCAACGGTGACGGCGTTGTTGACATTGTAGATGCGCAGCTCACCCTAATGGAGGCACTTCAAAGATGA